From a region of the Rhipicephalus microplus isolate Deutch F79 chromosome X, USDA_Rmic, whole genome shotgun sequence genome:
- the LOC119163624 gene encoding uncharacterized protein LOC119163624, with protein sequence MMDSEAQRILLSLIQHQAPSSTEDAVLRTNMAGDVPRRGSEEMRMELRLPCVETGGDGTDTLHLPAPTASRSADGETGAQSKPSGSRRGGGAAEWTEGQTRLLLEYYLKYFPQIGPFKKFKNRKQAFKQISMDIEAVLGIAKTPEQCENRYKTVIRRRKASSDHNKRSGASPTPVPFDDEVKKIESIDDSIEPEVERDASGATFKASPESPAVLSPANTTEENKTQSSNPDTKPRVGTARLAHMQLFFTEMRALQEEKEAQKAARRQEKENRRAERQAERQVLREERRKMHEEKMEILRQAFGLPK encoded by the exons ATGATGGACTCGGAAGCTCAGCGCATCCTACTGTCTTTAATTCAACACCAGGCACCATCTAGTACGGAAG ATGCAGTTCTGCGTACAAATATGGCTGGCGATGTGCCAAGGCGAGGGAGCGAAGAAATGCGCATGGAGCTCAGATTGCCATGCGTTGAAACAGGAGGTG ATGGCACAGATACTCTGCACCTGCCAGCTCCCACTGCATCAAGATCAGCTGACGGGGAGACTGGTGCTCAAAGCAAGCCATCAGGCTCCAGGAGAGGAGGTGGAG CTGCTGAATGGACAGAGGGGCAAACAAGGCTGCTCCTAGAGTACTACCTCAAATATTTCCCTCAGATTGGCCCATTTAAAAAATTCAAAAACAGGAAGCAAGCCTTTAAACAAATATCGATGGACATCGAGGCTGTGCTTGGCATAGCCAAAACCCCAGAACAGTGTGAAAATAGGTACAAAACAGTAATTAGGCGTCGGAAGGCGTCTTCCGACCATAACAAAAGGTCTGGTGCTTCACCCACCCCTGTGCCTTTTGACGACgaggtgaaaaaaattgaaagcattGATGACAGCATTGAACCGGAGGTAGAGCGAGACGCCTCAGGGGCTACATTCAAAGCCTCGCCCGAATCTCCGGCCGTGTTGTcacctgccaacaccactgaGGAAAATAAGACGCAGTCCTCAAATCCCGACACGAAGCCACGGGTAGGAACTGCACGCCTGGCACACATGCAGTTGTTTTTTACTGAAATGAGGGCACTGCAAGAAGAAAAGGAGGCTCAAAAGGCGGCCAGacgtcaagaaaaagaaaatcgaaGAGCTGAAAGGCAGGCCGAGCGACAGGTGCTTCGTGAAGAGCGGCGCAAAATGcatgaagaaaaaatggagatTCTCCGTCAGGCCTTTGGACTTCCAAAATAA